The genomic interval CGGACGCCGAGGCCATCGTGCTGGCCGAGGAGATCAGCCGGCGCGTCGAAGGCGAGTTGGAGTACCCCGGGCAGATCAAGATCATGGTGCTGCGGGAGACGCGCGCCGTCGCGTTCGCCCGCTGACGGAGGTCCACCGATGCCGAGCCTGCGCCTCGCCGGCGCCGCGGTCCGCGACGCGGTGTTCGAAGACCTGCGCGCCAGGACCGCCGCCTCGGGCCTGAAGCCCGGGCTGGCCGTCATCCTGGTCGGCGACGATCCCGCCTCGCAGGCCTACGTGCGCAGCAAGGGCAAGGCCTGCGAGTCCCTGGGCTTCCACCACGTGACCCACCGCCTGCCGGCCGACACCGCCGAACCAGACCTGCTCGCGCTCGTCGAGCGTCTCAACCGGGACCCGGCGATCCACGGCGTCCTGGTGCAGATCCCCCTGCCGCCGCTCCTCTCGGCCGAACGCGTCCAGGGCGCCGTCGACCCCGCCAAGGACGTCGACGGCCTGCACCCGGAGAACCTCGGCCGGCTGCTGGCCGGGGTGGCCGGGATCGTGCCCTGCACGCCGCTGGGGGTGTCGGTGCTGCTCGAGCACTACGGGATCGACGTCGCCGGCCGCCACGTGGCGGTGGTCGGGCGCAGCGTGATCGTGGGCCGCCCCCTGGCCATGCTCCTGTCGCGCAA from bacterium carries:
- a CDS encoding bifunctional 5,10-methylenetetrahydrofolate dehydrogenase/5,10-methenyltetrahydrofolate cyclohydrolase, whose product is MPSLRLAGAAVRDAVFEDLRARTAASGLKPGLAVILVGDDPASQAYVRSKGKACESLGFHHVTHRLPADTAEPDLLALVERLNRDPAIHGVLVQIPLPPLLSAERVQGAVDPAKDVDGLHPENLGRLLAGVAGIVPCTPLGVSVLLEHYGIDVAGRHVAVVGRSVIVGRPLAMLLSR